The Saprospiraceae bacterium genomic interval AAGCGGTACTGAAATGAGCACAGACGGAACACCTCCATTTGAATAGGCAAAGGCATCGGTATCTGTACCCGTAGTTCTCGAAGCAGCATTGCGTTGAAACGGAATTTTCTTTCTTTCCGCAGTTTTGATGACGAGATTTTGGAAAATATTGTGCACCGGTGGCGCATAACACAATACAGGCCCTAAACCACATTTGATGGAACCCTGTTCTTTGGTTTTTAGCATCGGTGTATGGGTGTCGTGTGTTACATCCGTCACAATAGCCAGATTGGGTTTAATGGTTTGCGCGATCATTTCTGCTCCCCGCAATCCGATTTCTTCCTGGACCGAATTTACGATATAGAGAGAATACGGAAGTTTAACTTTATTCTTTTTTAACAGGCGGGCCACCTCTGCGATGCAAAAACCACCAATCCGGTTGTCCAAAGCCCTTCCACAGTAGTACTTTTCGTTGAGTTTGAAGAGTTCGTCTTCGTAAGTGATGCAGCAGCCAACATGAATTCCCATGCCTTCAACTTCGGCTTTGTCCTTGGCGCCTACATCGATAAAAATATTTTCCAGGGTTGCAGTAAGGTTGGTATCATTGCCTTTGCGGGTATGTATAGCAGGCCAACCGAAAACACCTCTTACTTTTCCTTTGGGTGTATGGATGATCACTCTTTTTGACGGAGCAATGCTTTGATCTATACCGCCGTTGCGGATCACGTAAATAAATCCATCATCGGTAATGTAATTTACCATCCACGAGATCTCGTCGGAATGGCCTTCAATGACTACCCTGAATGCTTTACCCGGATTTACAATGCCGTATAAGGTTCCATAAGGATCGAGGCTCCAGGCATTTAAGTAGGGCTTGATGTATTGTAACCAAATTTTCTGCCCTTCAGATTCGTGGCCGGTCGGCGAAGGATTGTTGAGGTATTTATGTAAAAATTCTTCCGCGGATTTGCTTATAATTTTCATATGGTTAGCTGCTTTAGCTGGTAGTCTTCAGACCACTTTTGTGGATCTAAATTCCAGCTTTTGAGATTTTCATATTCGTTTGAAGTAATTATTTTATGTAGCAAAGCCTGTTCCAATAATGCTGTAAAATGACTTAAACTTTGAAATTTTAGCGATTTTTCTGCAAATTTTTGTTTTGCAATCCCGAATTCGTACTGAAATATAGCCAAAACCCCTTCAATTTGAAATCCTCCCGCGAGAATTGCCTGACAAGCTTCTATGGAACTCCCCCCGGTGGATATCAGGTCTTCGATTACGAGCACTTTGGCTCCGGGCTCAAGATGTCCTTCAATCATATTCTTCAAACCATGCTCTTTGGGCTTACTCCTTACATAACAGAAAGGCAAGTTCAGGTGTTCTGCCAGTAATGCTCCCCATGCTATTCCGGCTGTTGCTACACCTGCTATAGCTCCGGTGTCTGGATATTGATTTGCCAAGCTGACAAATCCATCGACAATTTCACTGCGAATCTTAGGGTAGGACAAGACTTTGCGATTATCGCAATAAATTGGAGATTTAAGTCCTGAGGCCCAGGTGTACGCCTGTCCAGGATTTAACTTTACGGATTGGATTTCCAGAAGTCGATCCGCTATCTTGTGGGCTATTGTCATTTTATGTCGAAGAGGAGGCAAATTTACGAAATTCAAATTAATGATCATTGCCTGGTATTAACGGGCAAACATAGTTTGGAGCAGAATGAATTGGTAAAACACCGCATTGTAATGCCCTATATGGGAAACAAGAAAACGCTGTTTCAGTACCTCGATATGCTTGAGAAATCTAACCGGTTTGAAGAAGTTGTACTCGAAAGCGAGGACCCATCTAAAATCTTTATCGATTTAAGAAGTATATGCAACTGGGTTCCTGCTGCGGGTGGGATTATTCATCGCCAGGATGGGAAGGTGCTTTTGATTTTCAGAAAAAAAATATGGGACCTGCCCAAAGGCAAAGTTGACCCCGGTGAAAAATCAAGGCAAGCCGCGCTCAGAGAATGTAGGGAAGAAATTGGATTGAAGAACCTGGAACTCGAATGGAAACTAGGCAATACCTGGCATCTGTATCGCGAGATCAACAAATCGAGATCTTTAAAACGAACGAAGTGGTATGTTATCAAAGCCAATGATCCGGAAAATCTTAGCTTGCAGGCAGAAGAAGGCATCGAGCATGCCGATTGGTTTCATATCGACGATGCATTGAAATTGGAGCCGATGTATGAGAACATCAAACAGATGTTGGAGGCCTATAAGAAGAGCTTGAAGCGGGAAGCTTAAAGCAAAACGCCATTAGGAATATCTACCTAAAGAAAAAACATTTTAGACCTTTGTAGAGTTTTCTACGAGAAATTCATTTTGTTAATCCTCAATTCAAATCCACAAAGCACCTCGTAGCTTAAGATTCAAATTATTGATTTTAAGAATTTGGATCTTATACCATTATCCAAGAAAATATCCAACAACAATGCGGTTGAACCTGAATGTTGCCATATCCTTCTTAAGTCTTACAATATTGGTCTTAAATTTCAATAAACTAACATTCGTTAGTATCAAATGATTTTCCGTTTTTTGCTGCTCGTACTTATTTCTTGCCCGTAATTTTCCACTTTATGCCTACATAGGCTTTCCGTCCGGAGATGGGAGCGTATACTTCCGATGCATTGAAAAAATTGCCATAAGGATTGTCTGCCTGGATGATGGCATCGTGTTGGTTGTAAGCCAGTAAGTTTTCGCTGCCTGCATAGAATTCCCAAGGGCCCGAAGTAAAGGTAAGTTGTGATTGCAATAGCACATAATCCTCTGTAGGCGAGTGATGTCCATGCAATAAATCAGCAGGCACACCCTCCTTATCCGATAATCTCATTTTACCAACATAATTGGATGTAATGTTCCAAAGCCATTTCTTATCAGAGGTCTCAAGATCCATCGATAAAAGCGCCCGGTACTTTGGAGTCAACAATGCACTTCTATAGCCGGAATCGAATTGTACATCCGTTTGAGTAAATTTTCCGCCGGCCTTGAGATTCATGAATGAAAAAAACCGATAGGATAAAGTTAATATGGATTGAAATGCATTGGATTTTCCATCGAGGGCATAGATGTTAACTTCATTATAGTTTTTATCGAGATCCACTATAAGTTGTTGATTAAACCAGGTGTAATAGGCATCCATGTTGATCTCCAATTCTTTACTACCGACAAAAGGTTTTCCAACGATATTGATTCCGGTATTCCATGATTTTTCAATGGAAGGGGCGCCATTAATTACCCAGTTTTTTGAACTGGCCATGAGATGGGTATTTTCAGAAAAAATACGGGGTAAGCGATATCCTCTGCCTATAGAAGCCCGCATCGTCCAATCTTCAGCAAACAAATAACGAAGACTGGCTCTGGGCATCCAAATGGGTTTCGAATTTTCGATAAAATCGGCGTGTAAGCCCAATGTTGTAGTGATTTTATTATCGGGTCCAAGGCTGCTTCTGAAACTATGCTCCGCAAAAAGTGCCACAATCTTATACTTGTACTCCAAGCTTTTTCCATCAAACAGCTCCGAAGCATCATGCCATTTGAATTGCGGCCCCGCCATGATCTGATGATTTCCTGAACTAAAAGTGTGATTGTAAAGCAATTTTAAATGAATATTTTTTTCTGTAGCCTCAAAACTTCTGTTTCCATACAATGATTTTATTTTCGTGTATGCGATGTCGTAAATGGATCCAGTATTGTCATTGGGATCTGAAAATCCTACATAGCCTACATTTCCAAACAGATTAAAATAGCTTAATTCCTGTTGTATCAGGTATGGATTATTTTCAATCAATTGTCCGCTGGTTTTCTTTTCGTATAATGCCTGGGCATTGACCTGACCTTCAACAGTTTCGCTGAAAAAGATATTGCGGATCAATCCATTGATCCGATCGTTTTGCGGTTCATCCTGAAATCCATCGTGATTGTGATCCCTCTTTGTATTTTGAAGATTTCCGTTCAGGTATATCCCACTCGAACGCGCATGGTTCCATTGTTTGTTTAAATGCAAATTGGCTTCATATCGTCCGTGAGCATCTGCAAATAAATTGAAATATAACGGATGGTCTTCATAAGGTTTTTTAAGTTGCACGTTGATAGCACCGCTCATGCTTTGAACTCCTGTTTGTACACTGGATGCTCCTTTTAGGATGTCTACGCGATCCAGCCAGGTACCGGAAAGCAAATCGTAACCGAAGTTGCTGATTATTCCGGAATATGCCGGTCTGTTTTCGATGAGCAGTTGTGTGTAAATTCCTCGAAGCCCCAGAAACTGGATTTCTTTGGATCCCGTCACGGCGTTGGTGTAACTAACATCTACTGCGTTGCTGGTTTGAAAACTCTCTGAAAGGCTGCAGCATGCTGCTTTTCTAAATTCTTTTTTCTCCAGCGTTTCGATGTTTAAGGGATTTAATCTTGAAAATGAGTTGGAAGATCGTTCAGAGTTTACTTCCACACCGGATAATAACACGCCTTCCCTGAGTTTAAAAACTTCAAAGGAAAGTTCGTTTGAAACATTTATTGTATCCTTTTGAAATCCTGTATAACTAAGCACCAGGTGCTGATCTGTTTCTTTCCGATCGAGTTTAAAATAACCATTTTCGTTGGTTATGGTTCCTTTATTGGATTCGAGCCAGTAGACGCTTACCCCCACGAGGGTCTGATTTTTTTCATCGACCACATTCCCCATCAGAAACTGTGCCGAAAGATTATCGATACTAACAATTGTAAGTATGAAAGCAAGAATGATTTTGCCCATGATAAGTATAAAAATAATAAATGAAAAAAAAGTGTTTAAGAGAATTAAACACGATGGGCTAGCATCTCCAGATCACGTAATTTATTAAAACAGCCTTGCCAGATAAAAAATAGGGTTTGTCTGGAATTGGATTTGTTTGTGATCCTGAAGCAATAGCAAGGGGCAGAATGTTTAATTGCGGAATATGGCTTGGAGTTGTAAAATCGGCTGACTTTTTCTGCGAAGGTTTTTCTGCATCAAAATCAAGCGATTTGTATTCTACGATTTGATTTTCGCAAGGTGCCGCCTTTCCATGTTCCTTCTTGCATTTATTGTCTTTCAGGTGGCAGGACTTGGCGGGATGTGTTTTAACACAGCGGTCTTCCTTCGGAATAAAAGAATATTCAATATTCTTCGAACAGCAACAATACAGCATGAACACGCTGAGCCCGATCTGTGCGACAAGCACGTGGAAAGAAAGCAACAAAGTGAGGATCCTGTAATGCACCATCGAAGCTATAACGAATTTATATCAATTTTGTTTAATCTCGTTTTCATTTAAAAGCTTCCCTTGAAATGACCAGTTTCTGAATTTCAGAAGTTCCTTCCCCAATTGTGCACAATTTAGCATCCCGGTAATATTTTTCTACCGGAAAATCTTTGGTATAACCATATCCACCAAAGATCTGAATTGCATCTGTGGCGATGGCCACGGCTATTTCAGAAGCGTAGTACTTGGCCATCGCCGCCTGGGCGGTCATTTTTTGACCCAGGTCTTTCATTTTACCTGCTTGTCGGGTCAGTAATTCTGCAGCTTCTATTTTTACGGCCATGTCTGCAAGTTTAAATGCGATGCCCTGAAACTGGGATATCTTTTGTCCAAATTGTTCTCTTTCCTGAGAATAATTTACAGCCGCCTGATATGCTCCCTTTGCAATTCCTAAACCCAATGCGGCTATGCTGATTCTACCCCCATCCAAGACCTTCATGGCTTGAATAAATCCTTCTCCAATTTCGCCAATTACTTGCGATTGATGTATTTTGCATTGATCGAAAATCATTTCCGTAGTTTCTGAAGCCCGCATTCCAAGTTTATTTTCTTTTTTTCCTGCAGAAAAGCCAGGTGTGCCTCGTTCCACGATAAATGCAGTCATGCCCCTGCTGTCGAGTAGTTCGCCGGTGCGTGCAATGACAACTGCGACATCCGATGATTTTCCATGGGTGATCCAGGTTTTAGTGCCGTTGATAATCCAGTAGTCGCCTTCCTGATGAGCCACACATTTCATGCGGATGGCGTCGCTGCCTGTATTCGGCTCAGTTAATCCCCAGGCTCCAATCCATTCACCCGAAGCCAGTTTGGGCAAATAGTTTCCTTTTTGCTCTTCATTGCAAAAAAGCATCATGTGGCCGGTACATAAGGAATTGTGTGCGGCTACCGATAATCCGATGGAACCGCAGACTTTTGCAATTTCTTCGATGACTGAAATATATTCCTGATAGGTCAATCCGGATCCGCCGTATTCAGTCGGAACCAATACTCCAAGAAAGCCTTGCTTTCCCATTTCGTGGAAGAGGTCT includes:
- a CDS encoding acyl-CoA dehydrogenase family protein, whose translation is MSPFDSEHLQLIRDSAKNFAEMYIRPHVMEWDEAQHFPKDLFHEMGKQGFLGVLVPTEYGGSGLTYQEYISVIEEIAKVCGSIGLSVAAHNSLCTGHMMLFCNEEQKGNYLPKLASGEWIGAWGLTEPNTGSDAIRMKCVAHQEGDYWIINGTKTWITHGKSSDVAVVIARTGELLDSRGMTAFIVERGTPGFSAGKKENKLGMRASETTEMIFDQCKIHQSQVIGEIGEGFIQAMKVLDGGRISIAALGLGIAKGAYQAAVNYSQEREQFGQKISQFQGIAFKLADMAVKIEAAELLTRQAGKMKDLGQKMTAQAAMAKYYASEIAVAIATDAIQIFGGYGYTKDFPVEKYYRDAKLCTIGEGTSEIQKLVISREAFK
- a CDS encoding M42 family metallopeptidase, producing MKIISKSAEEFLHKYLNNPSPTGHESEGQKIWLQYIKPYLNAWSLDPYGTLYGIVNPGKAFRVVIEGHSDEISWMVNYITDDGFIYVIRNGGIDQSIAPSKRVIIHTPKGKVRGVFGWPAIHTRKGNDTNLTATLENIFIDVGAKDKAEVEGMGIHVGCCITYEDELFKLNEKYYCGRALDNRIGGFCIAEVARLLKKNKVKLPYSLYIVNSVQEEIGLRGAEMIAQTIKPNLAIVTDVTHDTHTPMLKTKEQGSIKCGLGPVLCYAPPVHNIFQNLVIKTAERKKIPFQRNAASRTTGTDTDAFAYSNGGVPSVLISVPLRYMHTTVETASIDDIENVIKLIYEVLLSIDPKQSFKYF
- a CDS encoding TonB-dependent receptor, which codes for MGKIILAFILTIVSIDNLSAQFLMGNVVDEKNQTLVGVSVYWLESNKGTITNENGYFKLDRKETDQHLVLSYTGFQKDTINVSNELSFEVFKLREGVLLSGVEVNSERSSNSFSRLNPLNIETLEKKEFRKAACCSLSESFQTSNAVDVSYTNAVTGSKEIQFLGLRGIYTQLLIENRPAYSGIISNFGYDLLSGTWLDRVDILKGASSVQTGVQSMSGAINVQLKKPYEDHPLYFNLFADAHGRYEANLHLNKQWNHARSSGIYLNGNLQNTKRDHNHDGFQDEPQNDRINGLIRNIFFSETVEGQVNAQALYEKKTSGQLIENNPYLIQQELSYFNLFGNVGYVGFSDPNDNTGSIYDIAYTKIKSLYGNRSFEATEKNIHLKLLYNHTFSSGNHQIMAGPQFKWHDASELFDGKSLEYKYKIVALFAEHSFRSSLGPDNKITTTLGLHADFIENSKPIWMPRASLRYLFAEDWTMRASIGRGYRLPRIFSENTHLMASSKNWVINGAPSIEKSWNTGINIVGKPFVGSKELEINMDAYYTWFNQQLIVDLDKNYNEVNIYALDGKSNAFQSILTLSYRFFSFMNLKAGGKFTQTDVQFDSGYRSALLTPKYRALLSMDLETSDKKWLWNITSNYVGKMRLSDKEGVPADLLHGHHSPTEDYVLLQSQLTFTSGPWEFYAGSENLLAYNQHDAIIQADNPYGNFFNASEVYAPISGRKAYVGIKWKITGKK
- a CDS encoding NUDIX domain-containing protein, which produces MSKRRQIYEIQINDHCLVLTGKHSLEQNELVKHRIVMPYMGNKKTLFQYLDMLEKSNRFEEVVLESEDPSKIFIDLRSICNWVPAAGGIIHRQDGKVLLIFRKKIWDLPKGKVDPGEKSRQAALRECREEIGLKNLELEWKLGNTWHLYREINKSRSLKRTKWYVIKANDPENLSLQAEEGIEHADWFHIDDALKLEPMYENIKQMLEAYKKSLKREA
- a CDS encoding orotate phosphoribosyltransferase, which encodes MTIAHKIADRLLEIQSVKLNPGQAYTWASGLKSPIYCDNRKVLSYPKIRSEIVDGFVSLANQYPDTGAIAGVATAGIAWGALLAEHLNLPFCYVRSKPKEHGLKNMIEGHLEPGAKVLVIEDLISTGGSSIEACQAILAGGFQIEGVLAIFQYEFGIAKQKFAEKSLKFQSLSHFTALLEQALLHKIITSNEYENLKSWNLDPQKWSEDYQLKQLTI